The following is a genomic window from Sphingobacterium spiritivorum.
AAACGTGCTCCGGCATTAACCCCTGCTACGGCAGCCAATGTAACGGAAGATCTGATATTAGCCGAGAAAAGCAAAGAGTTCTTCGGGGAAGGCATTCGCTATTTTGATATGTTGAGACTGAATAAGACCATCAATTTTGATGATGCATTTGCAGGAATAAGTGTACCTACCCGTACGTCTTCTATAAACCGTTCATTCTACAGAACTATATTGCCGATATCACAGGATGAGATCAATGCGAATCCGGATATTCAGGGCCAGCAAAACCCGGGATATTAAGATTTCCTGAATAACAAAAAGAAGCAATCTGCTAAAATAGATTGCTTCTTTTTTATTTAACACCGTTTTGGTCTACTTCACAAGGAGTAACCACCCTTTCCCCTTTTCTACCGGAATCTGTTCTCCCGGTTTGAATACCCGTGCTTCCTGCACATTCTTAATCGCCGGAGCCGTGACATGTACCTTTGCCGCATCCAGCCCTAATGCTTTCCAATCGATCAGCAGGTTTACATTTGTATCTGTTGCTGCCCAACTTGCCAGGGCGATCAGCGTACTACCCTCCTTTTGATATACGGTTGTCAGGATTTTATTATTATCTGTTTTCACCGGATTATTATCTACCCAATAGCCGATCATACGCGATTGCCGGATACCAAATTCGTCCCATATCCGCCAGATATCACGGGTATCTTTAGCTTTCTCCCAGGGATATCGGTTAGTCATCCCATAGATCATCCCTCTCCAGGGGTTACCTCCATCCTGCAGCATTTCGCCCATTAATCCGAATGGAATCCCGCTTACTTCAGTCAAGAAGAAATCCGGATCATTTTTTTCGTAGTCAAAATACTCGCCAAACCAAAGACGATTGATATATGGAAAGTTCTCCATGTATAGATTGGCACTGTTATTAAATCCATCACTCTTGTTAAACTGATTGGCCGAATGCAGATCGATAATCCCCGGATGATTATTTTTGGTCATTACCCGTTTGATTCGCTTCATCGTAACACGATCGAAAGCCACATCGTCCAGATAAATACCATCTATTCCCATATGATCCACCAGCCAGTTCATCCCTTCCACATAGTAATTGTGCCAGCGGTTCATTCCACTGTTGATAATAGCTGCATCCTGGAACCGGGGTACGTACCATGCACCGATATAATCGTTATTCAGATGTTCCTGTAACCAGGAATAGCCTCCACCCTTGCCGGAAGAAAACACTTCATGTCCCAGACTTCGCAAAGGGTAGATTTCATACATACGATTAGATACTTCTCTTACGGTGTTGTATATCTTGACTTTTAATCCTTCATGATGTGCCGAATCTATATAGCTTTTCATTTCCTTTGTCGCCACAAAAGGATAATTGATATAAGGGTTCAGATTATTTCCATGGTGTATATTGATTACATTCGCACCACTTGTCTTCACTTCTTCTATGGGTTTGTAAGCATGAAAGAAGCGATTGTCCCATTGCCAGTCGGTATTAATGGTATGGAATGGTGTAATCATCAGGTGAAAATTATAATACAGGGTATCTCCGGCTTTCATATTCCGCTCTCCGCTGTAACTGTCTACTAATATAGACTTACCTTTTTGTCCGATCTGTATACCGCCTTTATTTTCGTTGCCCCATGACGCAGGCAATACAAGTGGTTTCTGAAGATAAAAGTTAGTATTCAGCGGTCTGGAATAATGCTGGTCTCTGAAGGCAAACTGCAGTCCTGCATTTACATTTCCAATCCATCCGCCATCCTGATTTTTATTTGCCACATCCCACTTCCAGTCGATGGCATCTTTACGATATCCTCCCTTTTCACCGAGCCCCATAAAATATTTAGCATACTGCGCCTGTAACGGAATGTGAAACTGCACATCCGAAAGATGTATATCCTTCGTGGCAATAAGCTGTACGGTATAGTCTACAAAACCATCAAACTCCAGAGATCCTTTAATATTTAAAATCAGATCCGGGGAGCTTCCTGTTGTGGACCAACTGACTAAGCCTTGTTCCTTACGGTTAAATTTGACAGGACTATATTCAAAAACGATATCCTGATTCGCATTCTTCCGGAAA
Proteins encoded in this region:
- a CDS encoding glycoside hydrolase domain-containing protein, encoding MIKPITFLSSLCMLTALHVYAQHEYPPQKPLWNADELGTQRAVLRVESVSKQVTVSIPWRNRNVRSDQKIILVDSATQQVFSPSHYGNISAVSGEFQFEPRSGKGIYYVYFLPYKLVGRSENYPDVAYLKQEKGTNTLDKTVKAYAKLVRLEAVDTFNQNDAMDVISTPQEQTAFLKKHRKSSYFVFPEDRNHEIKMSDNLPQRWTTGNVEGQTLRISSDKGELLAFQLGLYSDKQDLQDIKISFSDLKSKNGNTIASGRINCINTDGVSYTGQHVKFNITVPKQKVQALWCGIDVPKETVSAVYEGIITIKPVNAAARDIPVRLEVSDHSAVNQGYDEPWKLTRLNWLNSTLAQESTVIAPYIPLQIEGNEISLLGRSISLDKNGFPAQIRTFFTQDMLSIGKQGNDLLTEAIHFHFRKNANQDIVFEYSPVKFNRKEQGLVSWSTTGSSPDLILNIKGSLEFDGFVDYTVQLIATKDIHLSDVQFHIPLQAQYAKYFMGLGEKGGYRKDAIDWKWDVANKNQDGGWIGNVNAGLQFAFRDQHYSRPLNTNFYLQKPLVLPASWGNENKGGIQIGQKGKSILVDSYSGERNMKAGDTLYYNFHLMITPFHTINTDWQWDNRFFHAYKPIEEVKTSGANVINIHHGNNLNPYINYPFVATKEMKSYIDSAHHEGLKVKIYNTVREVSNRMYEIYPLRSLGHEVFSSGKGGGYSWLQEHLNNDYIGAWYVPRFQDAAIINSGMNRWHNYYVEGMNWLVDHMGIDGIYLDDVAFDRVTMKRIKRVMTKNNHPGIIDLHSANQFNKSDGFNNSANLYMENFPYINRLWFGEYFDYEKNDPDFFLTEVSGIPFGLMGEMLQDGGNPWRGMIYGMTNRYPWEKAKDTRDIWRIWDEFGIRQSRMIGYWVDNNPVKTDNNKILTTVYQKEGSTLIALASWAATDTNVNLLIDWKALGLDAAKVHVTAPAIKNVQEARVFKPGEQIPVEKGKGWLLLVK